AgactttgttttaatatttcaaCTCTTGCATTACACTTTTACCATGGCTGTCTTCATCCTTTTGACAACTCGGTTCATCCCTTTCGATTTTTTTATGCATAtcttgttaagaatataataaaatctagtTCTTTCCATCAGTTTAAGATTTTGAGACAAATGATAATCACATAGTATCAGAGTAAAAGTTCTGAATTTGAACcttgactctacactctatctatttaattaaatatttcatatattggGCCTAATCATTAAAAATAGACTATCTCACACGTGAAGGGaagtattaagaatataatacaaataataaaatctacatctttcCATCAGTTACATAATGACACCCAAAACGGATCATTGGAATTAGATAGTAAAAGTGTGATCTTGAACTCTTGATCTCTTTCTCAAATGAagtaattcaaattattttataatgggaagaaatacaatttgtcgtttttttcttatcttttcccCTGCCATTTCCTTCAACTTGGCCAGGATCTGTTTTAATATTTCAACTCTTGCATTACACTTTTACCATGGTTGTCTTCATCCTTTTGACAACTCGGCTCATCCCTTTCGGTTTTTTTATGCATATcctgttaagaatataataaaatctagtTCTTTCCATCAGTTTAAGATTTTGGAACAAATGATgatcacatggtatcagagtagaAGTTCTGAGTTCGAACcttgactctacactctacctatttaattaaatattttatgtgttgGGCCTAATCATTAAAAATAGACAATCTCACACGTAAATGGgagtattaagaatataatacaaataataaaatctacatcttcctATCAGCTACATAATGGCACCCAAAACGGATCATTGGAattggatagtaaaagtgtgATCTTGAACTCTTGATCTCTTCCTCAAATGAAGtacttcaaattattttataatgggaagaaatacaatttgtcgtttttttcttatcttttcccAAGTAAGGAGGGTCGGTATCttcaaaaatgattttaatttggcaTCCAAACACTTGAAGAGAAGAGAAGTGTAACTTGCTCAAATACCTAGCCAACCTCAACAAGCATATGGGTGATGTTACTGCTGAAAAGAGCAGGGCAAGATGTCAGTGTTGCATTAGAAATAATCAATCACAATGTGCACAGTGGTCAACCACCAAGTCGCAGCTCTACTGGATCTTGATTGATCTTTCACTGTAAAAATGGGTTTTGGTGAGAATCCACTTGGTGGTCCTAACTCTGTGTAATGCCATACACGACACATACTTGATTTGACTCATTGCCCTTTACACTTTATGAATGATTCTACTAGTAAAATTACCATGAGGTTGGCAACAAACTCGTGTTtggcaaatgtttttttttccagatcTGAAGCATGTAAAAACCTCACTTTACGTGATTAATTCTCTGTGTGATTCACAAATAACAGACTTGTTCTGATATTGTTATTCTgacttactattattcattgatatttttgcagtttttttgttttcatcctTTCTGTCATACTTCAATTGTCAAATCTGTGCTTGATCTTCAAACAAATTTGTTAAAGATGTAAACCAGTCCAAGATTTATGACTAAGAGTTACTGAGGTAGCAATATCATGATCAACTGTTTAATGAAAGCAAAGCTAATCATAATTATGTGGTGAGGGTTTATGATCTTACTTGCATGTTATAAATTCCAACAATCGCCAACCTGTTTTGACTCCCACAACTCTGCACGAGTCGACCCTCTTAAGTTTGTAGAAGGCTATGATTACTTCAATTAGGAGGCCATGACCCAGTAGTCGTGAACTCAGTCCAGCTGagacaacaaaaataaactgaatggggttcgaagagagagagagagaaaggccACTTTCTGTAATATCTGAAACATAACGAGGGTATTTTCTACAACCTTTTCCTTTAAATATAACACATTTTGCTCCTAGAACTCTCCACTTGGAAATCCTCCATTAAACCAGGATTTGGTTCAATAAACAAACCATGGGAAATAGCTTCGTTCTGCAAACAAAAGCTATCAAGATCATGAAAACAGATGGGAAAGTTCTCAGATACAAAGCCCCCATGAAAGTCCACCAAGTCTTGTTGGAGTTTCCTGGCCATGCAATATCTGACACCCTTCCTGTCCTCCGGCATCTCAAACCAGAAACCAAACTGCTCAGAGGTCATGTATACCATCTAGTACCTCTTCCCTTGCCATCACCAAAAGTTGGGAAGAAGAAAACGGTGAGGTTTGCAAATCCAGAGGGGGAAGCAGTGCAAGAAAGTGGGGTGGTCAGGATTAAACTGATCATTACCAAGAAAGAGCTGCTAGAGATACTAGAGAAAGGAGTCGATTCTGTTGGTGAGAAGGTTTCTCAACTTCAGAGTAAAAGCTGCATAGGCGGGGCAGGTGAATACACGGGTGATGAAAACTGTAGAGGGTGGATGCCTGACTTAGAAAGCATACCTGAAGCAAGCTAGCcagcaaatatatataaatatatatatatatatattacctcaccactgaaaaaagaagaaaaaagacttctattttttgtttaacaTACAAAATTAAACATGTAACCATGAAAGAAATAGTTTAGTTCTTCTCATCAGCTGTGCTTGTCATAtacttcagttttttttttcctgcacaCTGATCATCAAAAAAACCTGCAGCTAATATATAAGCAAACAAGAGTAGAGTCCATCTACTTCAACACCTTCTCCTATCCCTGTGTTGATCACATACCAGGTCACAAATATGGTGTAGCAAGGAAGGCGTATCAAAATCGCATAGCAATTAAGATTATGATTAGCACAAGGATGCTAATCTCGGATTAAAGCTTCACATAAAAACCCCACAAAATATTTTGCCAACAAGCATGACAGCATCACAACGTTCATTTTAGTACGTATTAGCCTTGTTATAAATACCAAATTGGGGCATGCCATATGAGAAGAGGGCGATGTGGCAACACTTGCGAGCCCCTTCAGCTCACGACGTCCTCACTTTTGCCATTCACTAAAATAGGTGTAAAGAAAGCACCATATGTTTCTGCTATCAATTAAGGAAGCTGGTCCAAGTTCTATTTTCTGAATTAAGAGAGATCCTGTTTTTccaagctttattttttttattaatctcatTTATCTCAAGAATCTGCTAATTTATCCAATGTCACGATTGATATCTACCGGATTGTAAAGATTCACTGGAAGAGAGATTTTCATTCAAGATAATATCAAGTGTACATAGt
Above is a genomic segment from Juglans microcarpa x Juglans regia isolate MS1-56 chromosome 1D, Jm3101_v1.0, whole genome shotgun sequence containing:
- the LOC121261479 gene encoding uncharacterized protein LOC121261479, which gives rise to MGNSFVLQTKAIKIMKTDGKVLRYKAPMKVHQVLLEFPGHAISDTLPVLRHLKPETKLLRGHVYHLVPLPLPSPKVGKKKTVRFANPEGEAVQESGVVRIKLIITKKELLEILEKGVDSVGEKVSQLQSKSCIGGAGEYTGDENCRGWMPDLESIPEAS